One region of Elusimicrobiota bacterium genomic DNA includes:
- a CDS encoding polysaccharide biosynthesis tyrosine autokinase, whose translation MSETESPELDIDLTHYLDILLRRRWIVAAAALLVFVTAALVTFTTPPLYQASALLVIEKERGGGAVYANGAMVENSNDDHYQTQYKLLQSFSLLQQVYQDLRLDGVKEFANPRGVEKLQTALIVYPIMRSRLVYVKVNSGNPQLAAKVANAIAETFVRQNLSNQLFISKEVLQALQIRQDSPNTRRTYEALPAVVNNTLIQTLKGEYAKLEAQAAEMSQKFTPKYPGIVAIRSNMAALKGQIDSETDKIIQSVKTDLSGQLRGNNVRVVDPARVPDRPIKPKKRLALILGLLGGLGLGLAAALIIEKLDQSLRTQEDVEKKLKLPFLGLVPYSAKKEGSIYDALLTSELSLTSESLRNLRTMIDFAGVSHASQAMIVTSTVQSEGKTYISSNLAVVFAQLGEKVLLIEGDLRRANLHKQFGLSTQRGLSDYLAASQSVEEVQESIQKTQIPNLHVLACGPRPPNPSELLNTPRLGALISWAKENFDRVIVDCTPMFPINDTLLWGRHIRSGVFVTRYGKTRVPLILKACQKLHTGGVKILGIAINSAKAGGLTYSSYGYYYQQYYHSYSQPAAASQET comes from the coding sequence ATGAGCGAAACCGAAAGCCCCGAGTTAGACATTGATCTGACCCACTATCTGGACATACTCCTGCGGCGGCGCTGGATCGTGGCCGCGGCGGCTCTCTTGGTTTTCGTGACCGCCGCCTTGGTGACCTTCACCACCCCCCCTTTGTATCAGGCGAGCGCTTTGCTGGTCATAGAAAAAGAGCGCGGAGGCGGGGCCGTTTACGCCAACGGGGCCATGGTCGAGAACAGCAACGATGACCATTACCAGACGCAGTATAAGCTCCTCCAGAGTTTTTCGCTGCTCCAGCAGGTTTACCAGGACTTGAGGCTTGATGGGGTCAAGGAGTTCGCCAACCCCCGCGGAGTCGAGAAGCTTCAAACCGCCCTCATCGTCTACCCGATCATGCGCAGCCGGTTAGTTTACGTCAAGGTTAATTCCGGCAACCCCCAGCTGGCGGCCAAAGTCGCCAACGCCATAGCCGAAACCTTCGTGCGCCAAAACCTGAGCAACCAGCTTTTCATCTCCAAGGAGGTCCTCCAGGCCCTTCAAATCCGCCAGGACAGCCCCAATACCAGGCGCACCTACGAGGCCCTGCCCGCGGTGGTCAACAACACCCTCATCCAGACCTTGAAGGGGGAGTACGCCAAGCTCGAGGCCCAGGCGGCGGAGATGTCCCAGAAATTTACCCCCAAATACCCAGGCATCGTGGCGATCCGCTCCAACATGGCCGCGCTCAAGGGGCAGATAGACTCCGAGACCGACAAGATCATCCAGAGCGTCAAGACGGACCTTTCGGGGCAGCTTAGGGGAAACAACGTGCGCGTCGTGGACCCGGCCCGGGTTCCGGACCGGCCGATAAAGCCCAAGAAGAGGTTGGCCCTGATTCTGGGTCTTCTGGGCGGACTTGGCTTGGGCTTGGCCGCGGCGCTCATCATAGAGAAGCTCGACCAATCCCTGCGCACCCAGGAGGACGTCGAGAAGAAGCTGAAGCTTCCCTTCCTGGGGCTTGTCCCTTATTCCGCCAAAAAAGAGGGGTCGATCTACGACGCGCTGCTCACCAGCGAACTGTCGCTCACGAGCGAGTCTTTGCGCAATCTTCGCACCATGATCGACTTCGCGGGCGTCTCGCACGCGTCCCAGGCAATGATAGTCACGAGCACGGTCCAAAGCGAGGGCAAGACCTATATTTCCTCGAACCTCGCCGTGGTTTTCGCCCAGTTGGGAGAAAAGGTCCTCCTAATCGAGGGCGACCTGCGCCGCGCCAATCTCCATAAGCAGTTCGGCCTGTCCACCCAGCGCGGCTTGAGCGACTATTTGGCCGCCAGCCAAAGCGTGGAGGAAGTCCAGGAATCTATACAGAAGACGCAGATCCCGAATCTGCACGTCCTGGCCTGCGGCCCACGGCCTCCCAACCCGTCCGAGCTCCTCAATACCCCGCGGCTCGGCGCGCTCATCAGTTGGGCCAAGGAGAATTTCGACAGGGTCATCGTGGACTGCACCCCGATGTTTCCGATCAACGACACCCTCCTTTGGGGTCGGCACATCAGGTCCGGGGTCTTCGTGACCCGCTACGGAAAGACCCGGGTGCCTCTCATACTCAAGGCGTGCCAAAAGCTGCACACCGGGGGGGTCAAGATCCTTGGGATCGCCATCAATTCCGCCAAGGCCGGGGGCCTCACCTATTCCTCCTACGGCTATTACTACCAGCAGTATTACCACTCTTATTCGCAGCCGGCCGCGGCAAGCCAGGAGACATGA
- a CDS encoding polysaccharide export protein has protein sequence MKIRLELFLIGALVLISGCGARRGLRESDSVASSSKPSRAQSAAEEAALMSALQDVQNKKADYKISGADLLDITIYQQQDLDRKVRVSQNGTISFPLIGIVEVGGLSVNQAEEAISKKLRDYLISPQVSIFIKEYGNKKVFVLGEVKKPGSVELPTEAKLTVVEAISLAGGFTPIAAPDRTKIIRTMDGKSQILTVEISAITKRGEKQKDLFLEPSDVVYIPQSFF, from the coding sequence GTGAAAATTCGGCTTGAGCTATTTCTCATCGGCGCCTTGGTTTTGATCTCCGGCTGCGGGGCTCGGCGGGGGCTGAGAGAATCCGATTCCGTCGCGTCCTCATCGAAGCCGAGCCGGGCTCAAAGCGCCGCCGAGGAGGCGGCGCTCATGTCGGCCCTGCAGGACGTTCAAAACAAGAAGGCCGATTACAAGATCAGCGGAGCGGATCTTCTCGACATCACCATTTACCAGCAGCAGGATCTGGACAGGAAGGTCCGGGTCAGCCAAAACGGGACGATTTCCTTTCCTCTTATCGGCATCGTCGAGGTCGGCGGGCTTTCGGTGAACCAAGCCGAGGAGGCCATCTCCAAGAAATTGAGGGACTATCTCATCAGCCCGCAGGTTTCCATTTTCATCAAGGAGTACGGCAACAAGAAAGTCTTCGTTCTTGGAGAGGTGAAAAAGCCCGGCTCCGTGGAGCTGCCGACCGAGGCGAAGCTGACCGTGGTCGAAGCGATCTCCCTGGCCGGCGGATTTACGCCCATCGCGGCCCCCGACCGAACCAAGATCATCCGAACCATGGACGGCAAGAGCCAGATATTGACGGTCGAGATATCCGCCATCACCAAAAGGGGCGAGAAGCAGAAGGACCTTTTCCTTGAACCAAGCGACGTGGTCTACATCCCGCAGAGCTTCTTCTAA